The proteins below are encoded in one region of Bacteroidota bacterium:
- a CDS encoding GNAT family N-acetyltransferase, whose amino-acid sequence MDGYTFVRIEKKRLADIQKLYLSSFGLSVTLSFLEAKYSTTNFGSEYLGYLAYSSEGEPAAYYGIFPMLIRVGGESLLIGQSGDTMTSPSHRMKGLFVETAKRTYELAKKEGVQFVFGFPNENSFPGFKSKLGWEFIDSLYDFRMKMSVFPLAAIVKRFRLLHRPCITFINSRLRRIKLPLSDFLIEGFNDPNVDSILHDRLFFEYKVTNGATAIAWKGFLFFVKIDGELVIGDVAMFELSRFVSFIDACRSLGRYLYCHRILLSLNKNHWLFPFFQKNEMEGSKGLPIGFLPIGDHHFSFDTISFSRMDADTF is encoded by the coding sequence ATGGATGGTTATACCTTTGTTCGAATCGAAAAGAAAAGGCTGGCGGATATTCAAAAATTGTACTTGAGCTCATTCGGGTTGTCGGTAACTTTGTCTTTTCTAGAAGCAAAATATTCCACGACCAATTTTGGAAGTGAGTATTTGGGATATTTGGCCTATTCATCTGAAGGTGAACCTGCTGCGTACTATGGTATATTCCCAATGTTAATTCGCGTTGGTGGGGAATCATTGCTTATAGGGCAATCGGGTGATACAATGACCTCTCCCTCACATCGTATGAAGGGTTTGTTCGTTGAAACCGCCAAGAGAACATATGAATTGGCGAAGAAGGAAGGAGTTCAGTTTGTATTTGGATTTCCAAATGAAAACAGTTTCCCTGGATTCAAATCAAAGTTAGGCTGGGAATTCATTGATTCATTATACGATTTTCGAATGAAAATGTCGGTATTTCCATTAGCCGCCATAGTGAAGAGATTTCGTCTCCTGCATCGTCCTTGTATTACGTTTATTAATTCGCGCCTCCGGCGAATTAAGTTGCCGCTTTCGGACTTTTTGATTGAGGGCTTTAATGACCCAAACGTAGATTCGATACTTCATGACCGCCTATTTTTTGAATACAAAGTTACCAATGGTGCCACCGCCATTGCGTGGAAGGGGTTCTTGTTTTTTGTTAAAATCGATGGTGAATTGGTTATTGGTGATGTTGCAATGTTTGAATTAAGCAGGTTTGTAAGCTTTATTGATGCCTGTAGGTCTTTGGGCCGGTATTTGTATTGTCATCGCATTCTACTTTCACTGAACAAGAATCATTGGTTATTCCCTTTCTTTCAAAAGAATGAAATGGAAGGCTCAAAAGGGTTGCCAATTGGATTCTTACCAATTGGAGACCATCACTTTTCTTTCGACACGATTTCATTTAGTAGGATGGATGCAGATACATTTTGA
- a CDS encoding acyl-CoA thioesterase, whose protein sequence is MALFSYPPQKSTSASQVTLTELMIPSYANFGGKIHGGIILSLMDKAAYACASKHAGGYCVTVAVENVNFREPIEVGDLVSLMASINYVGKSSMVVGIRVTAENVADGIVRHTNTSYFTMIHKGSDGKPAEVPALKLESPKDMRRFVEAIKRIELRGRYEEELNNERTSLELKSQLHLLDGKRCVFDPHLLDDHV, encoded by the coding sequence ATGGCCCTTTTCAGCTACCCCCCCCAAAAATCCACATCCGCCTCCCAGGTCACCCTCACGGAACTCATGATTCCTTCCTACGCCAATTTTGGGGGGAAGATCCATGGAGGGATCATCTTGAGCCTCATGGACAAGGCCGCTTATGCATGCGCGTCCAAGCATGCGGGGGGGTATTGCGTCACTGTCGCGGTCGAAAATGTCAATTTCAGGGAACCTATCGAGGTCGGGGACCTTGTTTCATTGATGGCTTCCATCAATTATGTCGGCAAATCGTCCATGGTCGTCGGTATTCGCGTGACGGCCGAAAATGTTGCCGATGGGATCGTGCGCCACACCAACACGTCGTACTTCACCATGATTCACAAAGGGAGTGATGGCAAACCAGCCGAAGTACCCGCCCTTAAACTGGAATCTCCCAAAGATATGCGCCGATTTGTGGAGGCCATCAAGCGGATCGAACTTCGGGGCCGCTACGAGGAAGAGCTCAACAATGAGCGAACGAGTTTGGAACTCAAATCACAATTGCATCTGCTTGACGGGAAACGTTGTGTTTTTGACCCGCACCTGCTCGATGACCATGTTTAG
- a CDS encoding choice-of-anchor L domain-containing protein yields the protein MTGKAQLTTVPSANATQLVNTLVGPGVTAFNATMISPANAAGTFNGTASNIGLPSGVLLTSGDVANAPGPNISGGISTSHSAPGDAQLNALTTPFLTEDACILEFDLIATCDTIQISYVFGSDEYDEFVCSDFTDVFAFFISGPGIVGTQNIAVIPGTATPIAINTVNIGAVGAFSGFPLPSNCNTGNSAYFTTNNTGATVEYDGFTIPLIAKSPVIPCSTYHIKLAIADAGDDALDSGVFLEEGGIRCASTFFSVEPAVNSPNSNFAVEGCVNGGFTFLRDGDSTQALTMSYTVGGTATPGADYPALPGSVTFPANGSTVFVPISAVSDGLAEGPETIFIILSDTVCGLVVSDTATLIIDDEIMVNAGPDQTICLGDGAQLGDTTVPFVSYTWTPGTGLNNPNISDPSANPSTPGVYTYIVNGIDTNQCTGADTMQLTVTQLPNANFTAPVNICVGLNGSVTYTGNAPGNATYTWNFGGATVVSGSGQGPYQVNWASSGQVYITLQVGDNGCISELDSFLVNVTVPPTLTLAGSNVLCFGQPEGAVTSSLVNGTPGFSYLWSNGAVTPNLNGVVAGTYTVTVTDGVGCTDVASVTLTQPTALTNSLTFSPILCNGGTGLVTANPAGGSGSYTYLWSNGATSSAISPPAGTYTVTVTDANSGLNPCTISNTITLQEPAPMLVQIATTIASCGQNNGTANALPQGGTTPYSYAWSTGATTPFISNLGPGQITVTVTDANGCTVVKTETIVQTPLPVVTAGPDASFCEGEGGVGILATGTNGQPAYSYTWWCGTTICGLDSLFDNDPLANPGSSQWYYVQITDANGCQSNIDSLFVTVLPKPLVNAGPDIYLCGDSAPCQILNPTITNAPGPYVYNWIPGTGLNSSTIENPCARPDSTTIYALVVTAGNGCTSDYTTTDTVSTVVVNVNPIPVADAGPDLDICLGDSAQLQGLGYNAGPAYQFEWSPTTGLSTSTDPNPMASPPITTIYTLVVYSNNCPSYGDSVTVNVHTQPTVDAGWDREICLGESVQLDAFASGDSTASYTFVWSPNTGFVGSNTVEDPTVRPDSTTLYYVQAISSYGCGNSLDSMLVTVKSTPIADAGPNLNICEGDSITLQSSFGYTSTLPAPVNQVYFSWTPGASMNDTTLLQPTVWPSVSTVYYFDVRHFDCRTQDSVLVTVGAAVNAVVEADTTVICANDSVQLFSTGSLGNVYNWSPGATLNDPTAANPMAGPKATTTYWLVMGEAACQDSASITVQVLPQPTAAYLNSPTVGCAPHSVSFSQNSADGTAYIWNFGDGSPVSNLPVVSHTYDLPGSYPVSLTVVAPGGCTATATTSIIEVGNPAIADFTANPGFPVQMSLPNTLVTFTDKSEHANSWTWDFGDGIISAETNPTHTFSAPGTYFVTLQVQTEEGCLAEVTHGPFVVLTPDLFIPNVFSPNGDGVNDFFVVNYTGDQAFNLQVFDRWGVQLYTSNNKTKGWDGNTADGEAVTDGVYFYVLKAGDREFSGSVTLVR from the coding sequence ATGACGGGAAAGGCACAGTTGACGACGGTTCCAAGCGCCAACGCGACACAATTGGTGAATACGTTGGTCGGTCCCGGGGTCACGGCATTCAACGCCACCATGATCTCACCGGCCAATGCCGCAGGAACATTCAACGGAACGGCCTCCAACATTGGCTTGCCCAGCGGGGTATTGTTGACTTCGGGTGACGTGGCCAATGCACCCGGTCCTAACATCAGCGGGGGAATTTCGACCTCGCATAGTGCCCCGGGCGACGCCCAATTGAACGCACTGACAACGCCGTTTTTGACCGAAGACGCCTGCATTCTTGAATTTGACTTGATTGCAACCTGTGATACGATTCAGATCTCTTATGTTTTTGGCTCTGATGAATACGATGAATTCGTTTGTTCGGACTTCACGGACGTTTTCGCCTTTTTCATTTCCGGCCCCGGCATTGTCGGAACGCAAAACATTGCGGTGATTCCCGGAACAGCAACCCCGATCGCCATTAATACCGTGAATATTGGCGCAGTGGGCGCATTTTCAGGTTTTCCACTCCCTTCCAACTGCAATACCGGCAATTCAGCTTATTTTACGACCAACAATACCGGCGCCACAGTGGAATATGACGGGTTTACGATTCCGCTGATTGCAAAATCTCCCGTGATCCCATGCAGCACTTACCACATCAAATTGGCGATTGCCGATGCCGGAGATGATGCCTTGGATTCAGGTGTGTTTCTCGAGGAAGGTGGCATTCGCTGTGCGTCGACCTTTTTCAGTGTTGAGCCTGCTGTCAACAGTCCAAACTCCAATTTTGCAGTCGAAGGTTGCGTAAATGGTGGATTTACCTTCCTCCGGGATGGTGACTCTACGCAGGCACTTACGATGAGTTATACCGTAGGTGGTACGGCTACACCGGGTGCTGACTATCCTGCATTGCCGGGTTCGGTGACTTTCCCTGCCAATGGATCTACGGTATTTGTACCGATTTCGGCAGTTTCTGATGGTCTTGCCGAAGGTCCTGAAACGATTTTCATCATTTTGAGTGATACTGTTTGCGGCCTTGTGGTTTCGGATACTGCAACCTTGATCATCGATGATGAAATCATGGTCAATGCCGGCCCGGACCAAACCATTTGTCTCGGAGATGGCGCGCAGTTGGGCGACACAACCGTTCCCTTTGTTTCTTATACCTGGACTCCCGGTACAGGCCTCAACAACCCCAACATCTCCGATCCGTCGGCCAATCCATCGACTCCGGGTGTGTACACCTATATCGTGAACGGCATCGATACCAACCAATGTACCGGTGCTGACACGATGCAATTGACGGTTACGCAATTGCCGAACGCCAACTTCACCGCACCAGTGAATATCTGTGTAGGCCTCAATGGTTCCGTCACTTACACGGGCAACGCGCCGGGAAATGCGACTTATACCTGGAATTTTGGAGGTGCAACGGTGGTTTCCGGCAGCGGACAAGGCCCTTATCAAGTCAACTGGGCCTCTTCAGGTCAGGTCTATATCACGCTGCAAGTTGGAGACAACGGTTGCATTTCGGAGTTGGACAGCTTCCTGGTGAATGTCACCGTCCCTCCTACTTTGACGCTTGCAGGATCCAATGTCCTTTGCTTTGGCCAACCTGAAGGTGCGGTTACTTCTTCGCTTGTCAACGGAACGCCCGGTTTCAGCTACCTGTGGAGCAATGGCGCGGTGACTCCGAATTTGAACGGTGTTGTAGCCGGGACTTATACGGTGACCGTTACCGATGGCGTGGGTTGTACGGACGTCGCTAGCGTGACACTCACACAACCCACCGCATTGACCAATAGCCTGACATTCAGCCCCATTCTTTGCAATGGCGGCACGGGTTTGGTGACCGCCAATCCGGCTGGCGGATCGGGTTCCTATACCTATCTGTGGAGCAACGGCGCTACCTCTTCTGCCATTTCCCCACCGGCAGGAACCTATACGGTCACCGTCACCGATGCGAATTCGGGTTTAAATCCTTGCACGATTTCGAATACCATCACTTTGCAAGAGCCCGCTCCGATGCTCGTTCAAATTGCAACCACGATCGCAAGCTGTGGACAGAACAACGGTACGGCCAATGCCCTGCCACAAGGTGGAACTACACCCTATTCCTACGCTTGGAGCACCGGCGCCACGACGCCTTTCATCAGCAACCTCGGCCCCGGACAAATTACGGTCACGGTCACCGATGCCAACGGATGTACCGTGGTCAAGACGGAAACGATTGTACAGACGCCTTTGCCCGTGGTGACTGCCGGACCGGATGCGAGCTTCTGCGAGGGCGAAGGTGGGGTCGGAATCCTGGCAACGGGCACCAATGGTCAACCTGCCTACTCTTATACATGGTGGTGTGGCACAACCATTTGCGGCTTGGATTCGCTGTTTGACAATGATCCCCTTGCCAATCCCGGCAGCAGCCAATGGTATTACGTCCAAATCACCGATGCCAATGGCTGTCAGAGCAATATCGACTCGTTGTTTGTGACGGTATTGCCCAAACCTTTGGTCAATGCTGGACCTGACATTTACCTCTGCGGCGACAGTGCACCTTGCCAAATCCTGAATCCGACCATCACCAATGCTCCCGGTCCTTATGTTTACAATTGGATTCCGGGGACAGGTTTGAACAGTTCGACGATAGAGAACCCTTGCGCAAGACCCGATTCTACGACGATTTATGCGCTTGTGGTCACGGCAGGAAATGGTTGCACGAGTGACTATACCACAACCGATACGGTTTCCACCGTCGTGGTCAATGTAAATCCAATTCCAGTGGCAGATGCAGGTCCCGATTTGGACATCTGCTTGGGCGACAGCGCCCAACTTCAAGGCTTGGGCTACAATGCCGGTCCGGCCTATCAATTTGAGTGGTCGCCGACGACGGGTTTGAGCACGAGCACCGATCCAAACCCAATGGCCTCACCTCCGATCACCACGATCTATACCTTGGTGGTTTACAGCAACAATTGCCCAAGTTATGGCGACTCCGTCACGGTGAACGTGCATACGCAACCTACGGTGGATGCGGGTTGGGATCGTGAGATTTGCCTGGGCGAATCCGTGCAATTGGATGCATTTGCCAGCGGCGACAGCACGGCGAGCTACACCTTTGTCTGGAGTCCCAATACTGGTTTTGTCGGTTCCAATACGGTCGAGGATCCGACGGTGCGCCCTGACAGCACGACACTTTATTATGTGCAAGCGATCAGCAGCTACGGTTGCGGCAACAGCTTGGATTCCATGCTGGTAACGGTCAAATCGACACCGATTGCGGATGCGGGACCCAATTTGAACATCTGCGAAGGGGATTCGATCACATTGCAGTCGTCTTTTGGCTATACCTCTACATTGCCTGCTCCGGTGAATCAGGTTTACTTCTCTTGGACGCCCGGCGCCTCCATGAATGACACGACGCTGTTGCAGCCAACGGTCTGGCCTTCAGTCTCCACAGTCTATTATTTTGACGTTCGCCACTTCGATTGTCGCACGCAAGACTCCGTATTGGTGACGGTTGGCGCTGCGGTAAATGCTGTTGTCGAGGCCGATACGACGGTCATTTGCGCCAATGATTCGGTGCAACTTTTCAGCACGGGAAGCTTGGGCAATGTTTACAATTGGTCACCCGGTGCCACTTTGAATGACCCGACGGCGGCCAATCCAATGGCTGGCCCAAAAGCCACGACTACGTATTGGTTGGTGATGGGCGAAGCTGCCTGCCAAGACAGTGCTTCGATCACGGTGCAAGTATTGCCGCAACCAACGGCCGCCTATTTGAATTCGCCGACGGTTGGCTGTGCGCCGCATTCGGTTTCATTTTCGCAAAACTCGGCTGATGGTACCGCCTACATTTGGAACTTTGGTGATGGCAGCCCGGTGAGTAACCTTCCGGTGGTAAGCCATACCTATGATTTGCCAGGCTCCTACCCTGTTTCCTTGACGGTGGTTGCGCCAGGCGGATGTACTGCGACGGCGACGACTTCGATCATTGAAGTCGGAAATCCTGCAATCGCGGACTTCACTGCAAATCCTGGATTTCCAGTGCAAATGTCCCTTCCGAATACATTGGTGACGTTCACCGACAAGTCGGAGCATGCAAATTCATGGACTTGGGACTTTGGCGACGGAATTATCAGTGCAGAAACGAATCCGACTCATACTTTCAGTGCACCGGGAACGTATTTCGTGACACTTCAGGTTCAAACCGAAGAAGGCTGTTTGGCCGAGGTTACCCATGGCCCATTTGTCGTTCTGACGCCTGATCTGTTCATTCCCAACGTTTTCAGTCCCAATGGCGATGGTGTGAATGACTTTTTCGTGGTCAATTACACGGGGGATCAAGCTTTCAATTTGCAGGTTTTTGACCGCTGGGGAGTCCAATTGTACACCTCCAACAACAAGACCAAGGGCTGGGATGGCAATACTGCTGACGGCGAAGCAGTAACAGATGGTGTCTATTTCTATGTCCTCAAAGCAGGCGACCGCGAGTTTTCCGGCTCGGTCACGCTCGTGAGGTAA